Proteins encoded within one genomic window of Papio anubis isolate 15944 chromosome X, Panubis1.0, whole genome shotgun sequence:
- the BCAP31 gene encoding LOW QUALITY PROTEIN: B-cell receptor-associated protein 31 (The sequence of the model RefSeq protein was modified relative to this genomic sequence to represent the inferred CDS: deleted 2 bases in 1 codon): protein MPCAKFGSDDVTEKVNLQNNPGAMEHFHMKLFRAQRNLYIAGFSLLLSFLLRRLVTLISQQATLLASNEAFKKQAESASEAAKKYMEENDQLKKGAAVDGGKLDVGNAEVKLEAENRSLKADLQKLNDELASTKQKLEKAENQVLAMRKQSEGLTKEYDRLLEEHAKLQAAVDGPMDKKEE from the exons ATGCCGTGCGCGAAATTCGGAAGT GATGATGTGACCGAAAAGGTGAACCTCCAGAACAATCCTGGGGCCATGGAACACTTCCACATGAAGCTTTTCCGTGCCCAGAGGAATCTCTACATTGCTGGCTTTTCCTTGCTGCTGTCCTT CCTGCTTAGACGCCTGGTGACTCTCATCTCGCAGCAGGCCACACTGCTGGCCTCCAATGAAGCCtttaaaaagcaggcagagaGTGCTAGTGAGGCGGCCAAGAAGTACATGGAGGAGAATGACCAGCTGAAGAAG GGAGCTGCTGTTGACGGAGGCAAGTTGGATGTCGGGAATGCTGAGGTGAAGTTGGAGGCAGAGAACAGGAGCCTGAAGGCTGACCTGCAGAAGCTAAATGATGAGCTGGCCAGCACTAAGCAAA AATTAGAGAAAGCTGAAAACCAGGTTCTGGCCATGCGGAAGCAGTCTGAGGGCCTCACCAAGGAGTACGACCGCCTGCTGGAGGAACACGCAAAGCTGCAG